The following are from one region of the Methanospirillum hungatei genome:
- a CDS encoding response regulator yields the protein MNTISPNSISPSIILLIVDDEKDVLQATKSYLTITFPVEVDTAESGQIALQMIAQKKYDAIISDYEMDEMSGIELLKNIRSQGLDTPFIIFTGKGREEVVIAAFENGADGYVMKGGEIRSQFVDLYHKIKTIVQKREAEKTIKEVECKFHDIYNNSPIAIELFDEQGTIIEINPAGLQLFGIDSIESVKEYNLFSDTSATKEKLEELRSGKVIKYVTEFDFDLQKQQNQYASTQSGKITLFIQITPLFKGTCLLSGYIAHTIDITEEKTAQEELKEKKLFLDYLLETIPSPVFYKDAEGRYTGCNSAFEKYIGLSKDDLIGKSVFDISPRDLAEVYHAKDKELFTKPGMQVYESQVRFADGTNHDVIFQKATLVDRSGKVQGLIGIILDITERKGIEHALQESEDYIRTVLDNLPIGVAVNTVEPEVSFEYFNDNFLKLYRVSADALNTPDAFWDHVYEDPVMRESLKKRVLEDCMSGDTSRMHWDDIPITRTGEVTTYVNAMNIPIHEKNLMISVVWDITDRKRAEDSLRETNRLLEGMLDGIPDIIGIQNPDHTLIRYNRAGYEILGLTPEEVRGKPCYSFIGRTKPCDICASMKALSSKKICTLEKYVPELNRYLLCRSNPILDDNGNVQLIIEQLSDITERKQMEDAIRQSNQKLRLLTGLTRHDILNLLNAIYFYHELALESPDLKASREYITRAKEAGERIEATIGFTREYEEFGVASSGWQLIHPIIESAKQEISPGTIQINNTVPESIEVYADPIIRKVFTTLLENAIRHGKKVTQITFGVDEKQKELVIFCEDDGAGIPDAEKTQIFGHGFGKNTGIGLFLSREILSITGLSISETGIFGKGARFEIRVPGEKWRSKKI from the coding sequence ATGAACACCATATCGCCCAATTCTATTTCACCATCGATTATTCTTCTCATAGTTGATGATGAGAAAGATGTTCTCCAGGCAACAAAATCGTACCTTACCATAACTTTTCCGGTTGAGGTTGATACTGCCGAATCCGGCCAAATTGCTCTTCAAATGATTGCACAAAAAAAATATGACGCAATCATATCAGATTATGAGATGGATGAGATGAGCGGGATCGAACTTCTGAAAAATATTCGCAGTCAGGGTCTTGATACCCCGTTTATCATTTTTACCGGAAAAGGGCGTGAAGAGGTAGTAATAGCAGCATTTGAAAATGGAGCTGATGGATATGTCATGAAAGGAGGTGAAATCCGCTCCCAATTTGTTGATCTATATCATAAAATAAAGACCATTGTCCAGAAAAGAGAAGCCGAAAAGACGATAAAAGAAGTTGAATGCAAGTTCCACGATATTTACAATAACTCACCGATAGCCATAGAACTGTTTGATGAGCAGGGGACAATCATTGAAATTAATCCAGCGGGATTACAATTATTCGGTATTGATTCAATTGAAAGCGTAAAAGAGTATAACCTGTTTTCAGATACAAGTGCTACAAAAGAAAAATTAGAAGAGTTACGTTCAGGAAAAGTCATCAAGTATGTAACTGAATTTGACTTTGATCTTCAGAAGCAACAAAACCAATATGCATCCACACAATCTGGTAAAATAACTCTGTTCATTCAGATTACTCCATTGTTCAAAGGGACATGTTTACTTTCAGGATACATTGCACACACAATTGATATTACTGAAGAGAAGACTGCACAGGAAGAACTTAAAGAAAAGAAATTATTTCTGGATTACCTTCTTGAAACCATACCCAGCCCAGTTTTTTACAAGGATGCTGAAGGCAGATATACCGGATGCAATAGTGCATTTGAGAAATATATCGGACTATCTAAAGATGATTTGATCGGAAAATCAGTATTTGATATTTCTCCAAGAGATCTTGCTGAGGTGTATCATGCGAAAGATAAGGAATTGTTTACAAAGCCAGGAATGCAGGTGTATGAATCACAAGTCAGGTTCGCAGACGGAACGAATCATGATGTTATCTTTCAAAAAGCTACCCTTGTGGACCGTTCAGGAAAAGTACAGGGATTAATCGGAATTATCCTTGATATAACTGAGAGAAAAGGCATTGAACATGCCTTACAGGAAAGCGAGGATTATATCAGAACGGTTCTTGATAATCTGCCAATCGGGGTCGCTGTGAATACAGTTGAACCAGAAGTTTCATTTGAATATTTTAATGATAATTTTCTGAAATTGTATCGTGTATCGGCTGACGCTCTCAATACACCTGATGCATTCTGGGACCATGTATATGAAGACCCGGTTATGAGAGAATCTTTAAAAAAACGGGTTCTTGAAGATTGTATGAGCGGAGATACTTCACGAATGCATTGGGATGATATTCCAATTACCCGGACAGGAGAAGTAACAACCTACGTGAATGCGATGAATATCCCGATTCACGAAAAAAACCTGATGATTTCAGTGGTTTGGGATATTACCGACCGAAAACGGGCAGAAGATAGTCTTCGTGAAACAAACCGGCTGCTTGAAGGGATGCTTGATGGTATTCCGGACATTATCGGCATTCAGAATCCGGATCATACCCTTATAAGGTACAATCGGGCAGGATATGAAATTTTGGGACTGACTCCGGAAGAGGTTCGTGGCAAACCCTGTTATTCGTTCATTGGAAGAACAAAGCCATGTGATATTTGTGCTTCAATGAAAGCGCTATCAAGTAAAAAAATCTGCACTCTCGAAAAATATGTTCCAGAACTGAACCGATATCTTCTCTGCCGCAGCAATCCGATTCTTGATGATAACGGGAATGTACAACTCATCATTGAACAATTATCTGATATCACCGAAAGAAAACAGATGGAAGATGCGATAAGACAATCAAATCAGAAATTACGCCTGTTAACCGGCCTAACCAGACACGATATCCTCAATCTTCTCAATGCGATTTATTTCTATCATGAGCTGGCTTTGGAGTCTCCGGATCTGAAAGCGAGCAGAGAGTACATCACCCGTGCAAAAGAAGCAGGTGAACGAATCGAAGCGACCATTGGATTTACCCGTGAATATGAAGAATTCGGAGTGGCAAGCTCAGGATGGCAACTGATTCATCCCATTATTGAGTCTGCAAAACAGGAGATTTCTCCAGGAACAATACAGATTAATAATACTGTTCCTGAATCTATCGAGGTATATGCTGATCCCATTATTCGAAAAGTGTTTACCACTCTTCTTGAGAATGCAATCCGCCATGGGAAGAAAGTAACACAGATTACATTTGGTGTTGATGAAAAACAAAAGGAACTGGTAATATTTTGTGAAGATGACGGTGCTGGGATTCCAGATGCAGAAAAAACCCAGATATTTGGTCATGGATTTGGCAAGAACACAGGAATAGGCCTCTTTCTCTCCAGAGAGATTCTCTCTATTACAGGACTATCAATTAGTGAAACCGGAATATTTGGAAAAGGTGCCAGGTTTGAAATACGTGTTCCTGGTGAAAAATGGAGATCGAAAAAGATATAA
- a CDS encoding PFL family protein: MINILEVNETNKMIEQEKLDVRTITLGISLLDCSDADLDTLNQNIYSKITRLSRDLVSTGREIELEYGIPIVNKRISVTPIALVTGKACTTCDDFVSVAHTLDTAARDMGVNFIGGYSAIVSKGMTRNDENLIRSIPKALSSTERVCSSVNIGSTKTGINMDAVKLMGEVIKETAEATKDNSSLGCAKLVVFCNAPDDNPFMAGAFHGISEADAVIHVGVSGPGVVKHALEEVRGKDFEILSETIKKTAFKVTRAGQLVAQAASERLGIPFGIVDLSLAPTPSVGDSVAEILEEMGLESVGAPGTTAALALLNDQVKKGGVMASSFVGGLSGAFIPVSEDQGMIDAVNRGALTIEKLEAMTCVCSVGLDMIAIPGDTPASTISGIIADEAAIGMINQKTTAVRLIPVIGKDVGDAVEFGGLLGHAPVQQVNPFGCSDFINRGGRIPAPIHSFRN; encoded by the coding sequence ATGATTAATATTCTTGAGGTAAACGAGACCAACAAGATGATCGAGCAGGAGAAACTCGATGTCCGGACCATCACACTTGGAATCAGCCTGCTTGACTGTTCTGATGCTGATCTCGATACCTTAAACCAGAACATATATAGTAAGATTACCCGGCTTTCACGAGATCTTGTATCAACCGGAAGGGAGATAGAACTGGAATACGGGATTCCAATTGTAAACAAACGAATATCGGTTACTCCTATCGCTCTTGTCACCGGAAAAGCATGCACAACATGTGATGATTTTGTGTCTGTTGCACATACTCTGGATACGGCTGCCCGTGATATGGGGGTAAATTTTATCGGAGGGTACTCAGCTATTGTTTCAAAGGGGATGACCCGGAATGATGAAAACCTGATCCGATCCATTCCAAAGGCGTTGTCTTCCACCGAACGGGTTTGTAGTTCAGTCAATATTGGTTCGACAAAGACCGGGATCAATATGGATGCAGTAAAACTCATGGGCGAGGTAATCAAAGAGACCGCAGAAGCAACAAAAGACAATAGTTCTCTTGGTTGTGCAAAACTGGTTGTATTCTGTAACGCTCCTGATGATAATCCGTTTATGGCCGGAGCGTTTCATGGCATATCAGAAGCTGATGCCGTCATTCATGTGGGAGTCAGTGGTCCGGGAGTTGTCAAACATGCACTTGAAGAAGTCAGAGGAAAAGATTTTGAGATTCTGTCCGAAACAATCAAAAAGACAGCATTTAAAGTCACCCGTGCAGGACAACTGGTGGCCCAGGCTGCATCTGAGCGGCTTGGTATACCGTTTGGGATTGTTGACCTCTCACTTGCACCAACCCCTTCAGTAGGGGACAGTGTTGCTGAAATTTTGGAAGAAATGGGACTAGAATCGGTTGGAGCTCCAGGGACGACTGCAGCTCTTGCTCTTCTGAATGATCAGGTAAAAAAAGGAGGGGTGATGGCAAGCTCCTTTGTTGGAGGTTTGAGTGGTGCATTCATCCCGGTGAGTGAGGATCAGGGAATGATTGATGCGGTGAACCGGGGTGCTTTAACAATAGAAAAGCTTGAGGCGATGACTTGTGTTTGTTCTGTTGGTCTGGACATGATTGCGATACCTGGTGACACACCTGCATCAACAATATCCGGAATCATCGCCGATGAGGCAGCAATTGGTATGATAAACCAAAAGACAACTGCAGTCCGTCTGATCCCGGTGATTGGAAAAGATGTTGGTGATGCAGTAGAATTTGGCGGGTTATTAGGTCATGCACCCGTTCAACAGGTGAATCCATTTGGATGCAGTGATTTCATCAATCGTGGAGGTCGGATTCCTGCACCTATTCACAGTTTTAGAAACTAA
- a CDS encoding ACT domain-containing protein, translated as MKKSIITVVGKDTVGIIARVCTYLAQNQVNVEDISQTIVQGYFNMMMIVDTDACSKPYAEMVTDLEHLGDEIGVKIRCQREDIFTKMHRI; from the coding sequence ATGAAAAAATCAATCATTACCGTCGTCGGAAAAGATACCGTGGGAATCATCGCACGGGTTTGCACGTACCTTGCTCAAAATCAGGTCAATGTCGAGGATATTTCTCAGACTATTGTTCAAGGGTACTTTAATATGATGATGATAGTTGATACCGATGCATGTTCAAAGCCCTATGCTGAAATGGTCACTGACCTGGAACATCTTGGAGATGAGATAGGAGTTAAGATCCGGTGCCAACGAGAAGACATTTTCACGAAAATGCATCGTATCTGA
- a CDS encoding ATP-binding protein — MWPVMWDERKRSVILNLNVLPVGICTIRKDYTISLWNRTLEIWTGILQDDAMDKPLEVVVPQFANPLEKARLKVVLQGGGPVILSSRFHPRIFPLKDENQNEGKYQRTSISLFELPDSEVRVMIAVEDVTAITEQVLKYRQIKDQIAYELEEKKKTERALSMALSKLNTLSSITRHDLNNILTAFEGYLTFSIQENPGGKVQQYLEKMKEAADVMKRHISFAKDYQEMGNALPTWFAVETLVRSSGLGPVFQQITIKSDVENLEILADPLIVKAIYNLLENAVRHGEHTSTISISYKKADDGIVLLIEDDGKGIPTNIKGRIFNKGFGSNTGLGLFLTREILGITGMQIIETGVEGKGARFEIRVPEGHFRFRE; from the coding sequence GTGTGGCCTGTAATGTGGGATGAACGAAAAAGAAGTGTCATTTTAAATCTCAATGTTCTTCCGGTCGGAATATGCACAATCAGGAAGGATTATACCATCTCATTATGGAACAGGACCCTGGAGATTTGGACAGGTATTTTGCAGGATGATGCCATGGATAAACCATTGGAAGTCGTGGTGCCTCAGTTTGCAAATCCACTCGAGAAGGCACGGCTTAAAGTAGTGCTCCAGGGAGGAGGTCCGGTTATTCTCTCATCCAGGTTTCACCCACGGATATTTCCACTCAAAGATGAGAACCAGAATGAAGGGAAATATCAGCGAACATCCATCTCTCTGTTTGAACTTCCTGACAGTGAAGTGCGAGTGATGATTGCTGTTGAGGATGTAACCGCTATCACCGAACAGGTTCTGAAATACCGGCAGATAAAAGATCAGATTGCCTACGAACTGGAAGAGAAGAAAAAGACTGAACGTGCCCTTTCAATGGCTCTGAGTAAATTAAACACTCTGTCTTCCATTACCAGACATGATCTGAATAATATCCTGACTGCATTTGAGGGATATCTGACCTTTTCAATACAGGAAAATCCAGGTGGAAAAGTGCAACAATACCTGGAAAAAATGAAAGAAGCAGCGGATGTAATGAAACGTCACATTTCCTTTGCAAAAGATTATCAGGAGATGGGCAATGCACTTCCCACTTGGTTTGCTGTAGAGACGCTAGTCAGGTCATCGGGGTTAGGACCGGTGTTTCAACAGATAACCATAAAAAGTGATGTCGAAAACCTAGAGATTCTAGCAGATCCGCTCATTGTCAAAGCCATTTACAACCTGCTTGAGAATGCTGTCAGGCATGGTGAACATACCAGTACTATCTCAATTTCGTACAAAAAGGCAGACGACGGAATTGTCTTGCTTATCGAAGATGATGGAAAAGGAATCCCCACAAATATCAAAGGTAGAATATTTAACAAAGGATTTGGATCAAATACCGGTCTTGGTCTTTTTCTCACACGTGAGATCCTTGGGATTACCGGAATGCAGATTATTGAGACCGGAGTTGAAGGAAAAGGAGCCAGATTTGAGATCCGGGTTCCGGAGGGACATTTCAGGTTTCGGGAATAA
- a CDS encoding response regulator: MSRILIVDDSLFQRRVVSAPLKAQGFETFEAVNGKEGLEKILEVKPDLILLDILMPEKNGIEVLKELKKAQNTIPVIMLTSDVQESTRDECLSLGAQAFVNKPVKAEELLPIITSLLQS, from the coding sequence ATGAGCAGGATTTTAATCGTGGATGATTCATTGTTTCAACGCAGGGTAGTCAGTGCTCCGTTAAAAGCACAAGGATTTGAAACCTTTGAAGCAGTGAATGGAAAAGAAGGACTTGAAAAGATCCTGGAGGTCAAGCCGGATCTCATTCTCCTTGACATCCTCATGCCTGAAAAAAACGGAATTGAAGTACTCAAAGAGTTGAAAAAGGCACAAAATACAATTCCGGTAATTATGCTCACCTCCGACGTTCAGGAATCGACACGAGATGAATGCCTGTCTCTTGGAGCACAGGCTTTTGTGAACAAACCGGTAAAAGCCGAAGAACTGTTACCGATCATTACGTCTCTTCTACAATCATAA
- a CDS encoding chemotaxis protein CheX encodes MKEVSQPVLDGMAELVNIGIGRSAGCFNTLTGHHVTLHVPNIRISSIRELKEQMPHPDQPFTAINQDYSGAFEGTAVLMFPLKSAEGLFYLMTGESEKNPENEELWQVTLTEVANIIINTVMGSVTNILGKKIEFHIPQYHEDSLDHILGHTRFSDSASVAVVHAEFEVKEKDISGEIVILLTDQSVEVLEKYISDAYRLESGEDKTF; translated from the coding sequence ATGAAAGAGGTATCTCAACCGGTCCTTGACGGCATGGCAGAACTTGTCAACATTGGAATCGGTAGATCTGCAGGCTGTTTTAATACCCTGACCGGCCATCACGTCACGTTACATGTACCAAATATCCGGATATCCAGCATCCGGGAGCTCAAAGAACAGATGCCACACCCGGATCAACCTTTTACCGCCATAAACCAGGACTATAGTGGAGCTTTTGAGGGAACTGCAGTCCTTATGTTTCCTTTGAAGAGTGCTGAGGGACTATTCTACCTTATGACTGGCGAATCCGAAAAAAATCCGGAAAATGAAGAACTCTGGCAGGTGACCCTGACAGAAGTAGCAAATATAATCATTAATACAGTGATGGGTTCAGTCACAAATATCCTCGGAAAAAAGATTGAGTTTCATATTCCCCAATATCATGAGGATTCTCTGGATCATATATTAGGTCATACCAGATTTTCAGACTCTGCTTCAGTTGCAGTTGTACATGCAGAGTTTGAGGTGAAAGAAAAAGATATCTCAGGGGAGATTGTAATTCTTCTCACCGATCAATCTGTGGAGGTTTTAGAGAAATATATATCTGATGCATATCGCCTGGAATCAGGAGAGGACAAAACATTTTAA
- a CDS encoding PAS domain S-box protein, producing the protein MTSPDIYSSSTGHDPGGDLISVLLVDDDESFLFITRRYLENTKEFRVDTLTTPLDALNYSNISGYDAIVSDYYMPGMDGIAFLKTIREQYGDIPFILFTVRSREEVLIEAINSGADFYIQKSISMDALFTELIHKIKLAVARKNERISLQDSKKFLSDILDFLPDATFAIDRYGYVTVWNRAIEEMTGLAAQKMVGKGNYEYSIPFYGTNRPLLIDLIDSADEIIAQYYSIVYRTETTLTAETNLSHPKGNQISALVKVSRLYNQAGEIIGAIESIRDISEMKKTEQKLRESEERFRGMTERSSDLIFILDEKMSAAYVSPSVYIHLGYQPDELIGKSMGFAAETIFSKNYLEFMQAVELTMQGKPVENMDMILCRKDGSLMYVSVYVVPITENGNVMGAQASMRDITERRKTELATRALMMSVVETTGANSLRIITETISSWLGADCVIIGELIQENETVHVLSMFLDGNYSSDFSYDFRGTPCEQVTKTGFSLYPDDVACTFPRCKFLSEMRFRGYIGTPLHDSSGNIIGILCVLFRNPLENSLYVRQVLEIIAAKAAADIERSHIEDTLRDSRERLFEAMDLAQLVNWEYDIDKDLFSFDDRFYAMYGTSVDQEGGMFMSSGTYAREFVHPGDFDVVAKEIEKAITAQDPNYVSRLEHRIIRRDGEIRYITVRFSIIKDAEGRTIKTRGANQDITDRKRAEEALRQANKRLNLLSSITRHDILNAVSLILGYLELVEMDYSDSELLKYNHLMKNATKEIQHQIEFTRLYEDLGSHDPVWINLRSVIPKPLVSTSVTLVSDLDHYFIYADSMLEKVFHNLLDNSIRHGQHVTEIRVSARIIDDDLMVTWEDNGIGVADQYKEQIFDRGFGENTGLGMFLAREILSLTGISIHETGKQGTGARFEIRVPEGGWKSKTTLE; encoded by the coding sequence ATGACATCTCCGGATATCTATTCATCATCAACTGGTCATGATCCAGGAGGCGATCTGATCTCTGTACTTCTTGTCGACGATGATGAATCATTTCTCTTCATTACCCGGCGTTATCTAGAAAACACGAAAGAGTTCAGAGTTGACACGCTCACAACCCCCTTGGATGCCCTGAATTACTCCAATATTTCCGGTTATGATGCAATTGTTTCTGATTATTACATGCCCGGCATGGACGGAATTGCTTTTCTGAAAACCATTCGGGAACAATATGGAGATATTCCTTTTATTCTGTTTACTGTCCGGAGTAGAGAAGAGGTTCTCATCGAGGCAATTAACAGTGGTGCTGATTTTTACATCCAAAAAAGCATCTCCATGGATGCACTATTTACCGAGCTGATCCATAAAATAAAGCTGGCAGTCGCAAGAAAAAATGAGCGCATTTCCCTTCAGGATTCAAAGAAATTTCTTTCAGACATCCTTGATTTTCTTCCGGATGCAACCTTTGCCATAGACCGGTATGGATATGTAACAGTCTGGAACCGTGCCATTGAGGAGATGACCGGATTAGCAGCGCAAAAAATGGTCGGCAAAGGAAATTATGAGTATTCAATTCCGTTTTATGGCACAAACCGACCATTGCTTATTGATCTTATCGACTCAGCAGATGAAATCATTGCGCAATATTATTCTATCGTGTATCGGACAGAGACGACATTAACAGCAGAAACAAATCTCTCTCATCCGAAAGGAAATCAGATATCAGCACTTGTCAAGGTATCCCGACTGTACAATCAGGCAGGAGAAATAATCGGTGCGATAGAATCTATCCGTGATATCTCTGAAATGAAAAAAACTGAACAGAAACTCAGGGAGAGCGAAGAACGATTCAGGGGAATGACTGAACGGTCATCTGACCTGATATTTATTCTGGATGAAAAGATGAGTGCTGCATATGTCTCTCCTTCAGTGTACATACATCTTGGGTACCAGCCTGATGAATTGATTGGAAAATCTATGGGTTTTGCTGCAGAAACAATCTTTTCAAAGAACTATTTGGAGTTTATGCAGGCTGTCGAGCTCACTATGCAGGGCAAACCTGTAGAAAATATGGATATGATCCTGTGTAGAAAAGATGGGAGTCTGATGTATGTTAGTGTGTATGTGGTCCCCATTACGGAGAATGGAAATGTTATGGGTGCACAGGCATCAATGCGGGACATTACGGAACGAAGAAAAACAGAACTTGCGACCCGTGCACTCATGATGAGTGTCGTTGAGACAACCGGGGCGAATTCTCTTCGAATCATCACCGAAACTATCAGTTCGTGGCTGGGTGCTGATTGTGTAATAATTGGTGAATTAATTCAGGAGAATGAAACTGTTCATGTTCTTTCGATGTTTCTTGATGGAAATTACTCATCTGATTTTTCATATGATTTCAGGGGTACACCATGTGAACAGGTGACAAAAACTGGTTTTTCATTATATCCGGATGACGTTGCCTGCACGTTTCCACGATGTAAATTCTTGTCTGAAATGAGGTTCCGGGGATATATTGGAACCCCTCTCCATGATTCTTCTGGGAATATAATTGGAATTCTCTGTGTTCTGTTTCGAAATCCTTTAGAAAACTCCCTCTATGTCAGGCAGGTTTTGGAGATTATTGCTGCAAAAGCAGCAGCAGACATTGAGCGTTCTCACATCGAAGACACTCTTCGTGATAGCCGGGAACGTCTTTTCGAAGCAATGGATCTGGCACAGCTGGTAAACTGGGAATATGACATTGATAAAGATCTCTTCTCCTTTGATGACCGGTTTTATGCCATGTATGGAACAAGTGTGGACCAAGAGGGGGGCATGTTTATGTCATCCGGAACCTATGCCCGGGAATTTGTTCATCCGGGAGATTTTGATGTAGTTGCAAAGGAGATAGAAAAAGCCATTACTGCACAGGATCCTAATTACGTCTCACGACTTGAGCACCGGATAATCCGAAGAGATGGAGAGATTCGATACATTACTGTTAGGTTCAGCATTATTAAGGATGCAGAAGGCAGAACCATCAAAACCAGGGGTGCTAACCAGGACATAACTGATAGAAAACGTGCAGAAGAAGCTCTTCGACAGGCAAATAAACGCCTGAATCTCCTTTCAAGCATCACCAGACATGACATATTAAATGCAGTCTCACTGATTCTGGGGTATCTTGAGTTAGTAGAGATGGACTATTCTGACTCTGAACTCTTAAAATATAATCATCTCATGAAGAATGCCACAAAAGAGATACAACATCAGATTGAGTTTACCCGATTATACGAAGATCTTGGATCACATGATCCTGTCTGGATTAATCTGAGATCTGTTATCCCAAAGCCTCTTGTGTCCACTTCGGTCACTCTGGTAAGTGATCTGGATCATTATTTCATTTATGCCGATTCAATGCTTGAAAAAGTTTTTCATAACCTTCTTGATAATTCAATCCGGCATGGGCAGCACGTGACAGAAATCCGCGTATCTGCCAGAATCATTGATGACGATCTGATGGTAACATGGGAAGACAATGGCATTGGGGTTGCCGATCAATACAAAGAACAGATCTTTGACCGGGGATTTGGTGAGAATACGGGTCTTGGGATGTTTCTCGCCAGAGAAATCCTCTCTTTGACTGGGATATCGATTCATGAGACCGGTAAACAAGGGACTGGAGCCAGGTTTGAAATCCGTGTCCCTGAAGGTGGATGGAAGAGTAAAACAACCCTTGAGTGA
- a CDS encoding HIT family protein, translating to MSISCVFCSPAKSEILFTNTVAYCRKDDYPVTPGHLLIIPYRHIASFFEVTEEEQVAIFDLVRVGRKYLDTTYHPEGYNIAINDGSVAGQTVMHLHIHLIPRYPGDLEDPKAWVHQTLGVSKRMLELKDNPAPQKMMRGRDHR from the coding sequence ATGTCTATATCCTGTGTTTTCTGTTCTCCAGCCAAGAGCGAAATACTGTTTACAAATACTGTTGCATATTGCCGGAAAGATGATTATCCGGTAACACCCGGCCATCTGCTCATCATTCCTTATCGTCACATCGCGTCTTTCTTTGAAGTGACAGAAGAGGAACAAGTGGCGATCTTTGATCTGGTGAGAGTAGGAAGAAAGTACCTGGATACAACCTATCATCCAGAGGGGTATAATATTGCGATAAATGACGGATCAGTGGCTGGTCAGACAGTAATGCATCTTCATATACATTTAATTCCCCGGTATCCGGGAGATCTGGAGGATCCAAAAGCATGGGTGCATCAGACACTTGGAGTCAGCAAACGAATGCTTGAGCTGAAAGATAACCCGGCACCCCAAAAAATGATGAGGGGTCGAGATCATCGATGA